The Mucilaginibacter yixingensis genome window below encodes:
- a CDS encoding NUDIX hydrolase has product MSKYKGQDRFLLAIDCIIFGFDGSNIKLLLVHRDIEPEKDKWSLMGGFVHADETPDDAANRILEELTGLKSVYMEQMQAFGALNRDPVERTVSIAYYALIDIHKYEQQLSHKHHAEWFLVGDMPDLIFDHSDMVKMAKKRLQYKAALHPILFQLLPEKFTIPQLQALYEGIYQSKLDDRNFSRKLLSTGLLIKLPEKEKLSSKKGAFYYTLDQSHYMENFHSFLNFIPNPDRFFKD; this is encoded by the coding sequence ATGAGTAAATATAAAGGCCAGGACAGGTTTCTTTTAGCGATTGACTGTATCATCTTCGGGTTTGATGGCTCAAACATTAAGCTACTGCTGGTACACCGCGATATTGAGCCCGAGAAAGATAAATGGAGCCTGATGGGCGGCTTTGTGCACGCCGACGAAACACCAGACGATGCCGCCAACCGTATCCTGGAAGAGTTGACCGGTCTTAAAAGCGTATATATGGAACAGATGCAAGCCTTTGGTGCACTAAACCGCGATCCGGTAGAGCGTACCGTTTCTATTGCCTATTACGCTTTAATTGATATTCACAAATACGAGCAGCAACTGAGCCACAAGCACCACGCCGAATGGTTTTTGGTTGGCGATATGCCCGATCTGATCTTTGACCACAGCGACATGGTGAAGATGGCCAAAAAGCGCCTGCAATATAAAGCTGCGCTGCACCCTATCTTGTTCCAACTGCTGCCGGAGAAATTTACCATCCCGCAATTACAGGCCTTGTACGAGGGTATCTATCAGTCTAAACTTGATGACCGTAATTTTAGCCGTAAGTTGCTGTCGACCGGGTTACTCATCAAGCTACCTGAAAAAGAGAAACTATCATCAAAAAAAGGAGCATTCTATTACACGCTGGATCAATCGCACTATATGGAAAACTTCCACTCGTTTTTGAACTTCATCCCTAACCCCGATCGCTTTTTTAAAGACTAA